The Montipora capricornis isolate CH-2021 chromosome 6, ASM3666992v2, whole genome shotgun sequence genome has a window encoding:
- the LOC138054199 gene encoding adenosine receptor A2a-like — translation MAKFSVSNLTNLTMKGEEKDVFSLVFISITIIVITIACPFTIGLNMLVIIAIKRRRRLQNNGNIMLACLAVTDVLTGLTSQPSIILLKTASLLGSDIAKVFYPIHRLCIIVLSYSSALHLMMVVGEKMIAIKYPFWYPSVMTTRNMKMGVLFCWVYSSSFGLSIQLIRGSGALYFISASHIAFACVVFVSTSNVSLYFETRRHRKMIKAQQLPQEQVETFLKENKAFKTTVIVVGAVGICLVPGILYALMLAIGFSQERILRSMDGIARTFVMINSLLNPLIYCWRQEEIRKFVFRTLMQAVHPVNES, via the coding sequence ATGGCAAAATTCTCTGTTTCCAACTTGACAAACCTCACGATGAAAGGCGAAGAAAAAGATGTCTTCAGCTTGGTCTTTATTTCCATAACCATCATCGTTATCACAATCGCCTGTCCATTCACAATTGGACTGAACATGTTGGTGATAATCGCTATAAAAAGAAGACGAAGACTCCAGAACAACGGGAACATCATGTTGGCCTGTTTAGCCGTCACTGATGTGTTGACAGGTCTGACCTCGCAGCCTTCGATTATTCTGTTGAAAACAGCCTCCCTGCTTGGTAGCGACATCGCTAAAGTCTTCTATCCCATTCACAGGCTTTGCATTATTGTGCTTTCTTATTCCTCGGCTCTTCATCTCATGATGGTTGTTGGCGAGAAAATGATAGCAATCAAATATCCGTTTTGGTACCCCTCGGTTATGACAACACGAAACATGAAAATGGGAgtcttgttttgctgggtataTAGCAGTTCTTTTGGTTTGTCTATTCAGTTGATCCGCGGAAGCGGCGCCCTGTATTTTATTTCTGCCTCTCACATCGCTTTTGCTTGCGTTGTTTTCGTTTCTACTTCTAACGTAAGCCTTTATTTTGAAACTCGTCGGCACCGAAAGATGATTAAAGCTCAACAGTTACCGCAAGAACAAGTAGAAACATTCCTTAAGGAGAATAAAGCATTCAAGACAACCGTAATAGTGGTCGGTGCTGTTGGAATATGTTTGGTACCCGGAATTTTGTACGCTCTTATGTTAGCAATTGGATTTTCCCAGGAGAGAATTTTGCGGTCAATGGACGGAATTGCACGCACTTTCGTGATGATAAATTCTCTTCTTAATCCTTTGATTTATTGCTGGCGACAAGAAGAAATAAGAAAGTTTGTATTTAGGACTTTAATGCAAGCGGTGCATCCAGTTAACGAGAGCTAA
- the LOC138054200 gene encoding adenosine receptor A2a-like produces MANLANVTMNGEEKDVFSLVFISITIIVNTIACPFTIGLNMLVIIAIKRRRRLQNNGNIMLACLAVTDVLTGLISQPSFILWKTALLLGNDIADVFLAVHGLCIIVLSYSSALHLMMVVGEKMIAIKYPFWYPSVMTTRNIKIGVLFCWVYSSSFGLPIQLIQGSSALYFISASHIFFVCVVFVSTSNVILYFETRRHHKMIKAQQLPQEQVETFLKENKAFKTTVLVVGAVGLCLLPAIFYLVMLAVGFFQERIFLLNLMLSMTPTFMMINSLLNPLIYCWRQKEIRKFVFRTSMHAVHPVY; encoded by the coding sequence ATGGCAAACCTCGCAAACGTTACGATGAATGGCGAAGAAAAAGATGTTTTCAGCTTGGTCTTTATTTCCATAACCATCATCGTTAACACTATCGCCTGTCCATTCACAATTGGACTGAACATGTTGGTGATAATCGCTATAAAAAGAAGACGAAGACTTCAGAACAACGGGAACATCATGTTAGCCTGTTTAGCCGTCACTGATGTGTTGACAGGTCTGATCTCGCAGCCTTCGTTTATTCTGTGGAAAACAGCCCTCCTGCTTGGTAACGACATCGCTGATGTCTTCCTTGCCGTTCACGGGCTCTGCATTATCGTGCTGTCTTATTCCTCGGCTCTTCATCTCATGATGGTTGTTGGCGAGAAAATGATAGCAATCAAATATCCGTTTTGGTATCCTTCGGTGATGACAACACGAAACATAAAGATAGGAgtcttgttttgctgggtataCAGCAGTTCTTTTGGTTTGCCTATTCAGTTGATCCAAGGAAGCAGCGCCCTGTATTTTATTTCTGCCTCTCacatcttttttgtttgtgtagTTTTCGTTTCTACTTCTAACGTAATCCTTTATTTTGAAACTCGTCGGCACCACAAGATGATTAAAGCTCAACAGCTACCGCAAGAACAAGTAGAGACATTCCTTAAGGAGAATAAAGCGTTCAAGACAACCGTATTAGTGGTGGGTGCTGTTGGACTATGTTTGTTGCCCGCAATCTTCTATCTTGTTATGTTAGCTGTTGGATTTTTCCAGGagagaatttttcttttaaatttaatgctGAGCATGACACCCACTTTCATGATGATTAATTCTCTTCTAAATCCATTGATTTATTGCTGGCGACAGaaagaaataagaaagtttGTATTTAGAACTTCAATGCATGCAGTCCATCCTGTTTACTAG